Proteins encoded together in one Apus apus isolate bApuApu2 chromosome Z, bApuApu2.pri.cur, whole genome shotgun sequence window:
- the LOC127395662 gene encoding interferon kappa-like encodes MGAFGLVQFGLILLSTITISSLQCNHLQLQQRKVIENSLQLLDKMGKTFPQQCLREKMSFSFPEQVLKPRQKDTVKVALEEIFQHIFYIFSQNLTLAAWDRTALEQFQNGIYQQIELLEACVIKKQTLYFKSKEVNRLKLKKYFQKIDCFLKDKQHNLCSWEISRAEMRKCLQLIDKVIWKLNN; translated from the coding sequence ATGGGTGCTTTTGGCTTGGTACAATTTGGTCTCATACTGTTGTCCACCATCACCATCTCCAGTCTTCAGTGTAATCACCTTCAACTACAGCAAAGAAAAGTGATTGAGAACAGCCTGCAACTTTTGGACAAAATGGGCAAAACATTTCCTCAACAATGTCTAAGAGAAAAAATGTCCTTCAGTTTTCCTGAGCAGGTTCTAAAGCCCAGGCAGAAAGACACTGTCAAAGTGGCCCTTGAAGAGATCTTCCAACACATTTTCTATATCTTTAGTCAAAACCTGACTCTAGCTGCCTGGGACAGGACAGCTTTGGAACAATTCCAAAATGGAATTTATCAGCAAATTGAGCTATTGGAGGCATGTGTGATCAAGAAGCAGACCCTCTACTTTAAGAGTAAAGAAGTCAACAGGCTGAAACTGAAGAAGTACTTCCAAAAAATAGACTGTTTTCTTAAAGACAAACAACACAACCTTTGCTCCTGGGAAATCAGCCGTGCAGAAATGAGGAAATGTCTTCAGTTGATTGATAAAGTCATATGGAAGCTTAACAACTAA